From a single Ooceraea biroi isolate clonal line C1 chromosome 12, Obir_v5.4, whole genome shotgun sequence genomic region:
- the LOC105285983 gene encoding uncharacterized protein LOC105285983 isoform X2, whose amino-acid sequence MQTEEVVPRAQSIGIDSGLIDGAGLQQHHLRRFAHLRCPLPPLIHMAVKQEPQEEEERSAFSSQVDANIAGSTNGKPIVHQIQGLEENPAPTVPSPNNRGRSSRGRRKSRWKLKFHHQALPPEYLDHYEASLAQESLNSSPPRVIEPATSNEPSPAPTSSTSTPSPIADVHGWLQRIAAMQQELCPTQPIAQSSQCPSMSTFSHNQATSARRSVITSTSSQGYNAQVYPNHHTPSQMQSSQTSSRPPMKYSDLPYMGEITLDNSKPRRGRKPKKADICHLIYKNYGTILPGTPGHEERRLSPRDKQDPRDRASPQVPFQRTDVQNRISSLLEKRLTQETRRSLAWSENSREQDEPLNLCIRDLNQLKIRLLRKHGNVYESGQVKSETSSDGEEVECLGSGFLSEPINYSEAAAAGHRPSHSLVNHNNNVIDPIAGPNPGLVYWPNAGVFIHPMALQSQLLYYQKVAQGDKTLSRQVAEQPPREQKIVPKSIYSMMETKSASQALALPTSRTATPGSVTAPPSPRAKRNAPLCQQQQHGQPTKRKRSAIFIPPMPTENNNNPATEVSICKFKFTGGAKPTLQEKKSLSVDSGGNFRYYSGTGDKSMRGYEFFPREALQQPAGQTGTSSAAGAFLSAAGERIQTPATCQRNSASQDDGRRKRKTRKSLQREKLEQTFKEKGFLIQTQQLESAEGATYCKFRQLRKFTRYLFRSWKDYLPGNVRELSGGESSVAMDGDAADVDVVDGDTALVHSPLHRGNLLDVPSSFVEDHRTLPLT is encoded by the exons ATGCAGACCGAGGAAGTCGTGCCGCGTGCGCAGTCTATTGGCATAGACAGTGGACTCATCGACGGCGCTGGTTTGCAGCAGCATCATTTGCGTCGCTTCGCTCACTTACGCTGCCCGTTACCACCTCTGATCCACATGGCCGTCAAGCAGGAGCCTcaagaggaggaagagcgaAGCGCATTCAG TTCGCAAGTGGATGCAAACATCGCGGGTTCGACAAATGGCAAGCCAATTGTCCATCAAATTCAGGGATTGGAGGAAAATCCAGCGCCAACCGTCCCGAGTCCTAACAACCGTGGGCGATCTAG CCGTGGTCGCAGAAAATCGCGATGGAAACTCAAGTTCCATCATCAGGCATTACCGCCCGAGTATCTGGACCACTACGAGGCATCGCTGGCTCAGGAAAGTCTAAATTCATCACCGCCGCGCGTCATCGAGCCCGCGACATCGAACGAACCGAGCCCGGCACCGACGAGTTCGACGTCCACCCCGAGTCCCATCGCCGACGTCCACGGTTGGCTGCAGCGAATCGCGGCGATGCAGCAAGAGCTCTGTCCCACCCAGCCGATCGCTCAATCGTCTCAATGCCCGTCAATGAGCACTTTCAGCCACAATCAAGCGACCAGCGCCAGGAGATCCGTCATCACGTCCACGTCCTCGCAGGGCTATAACGCGCAAGTTTATCCCAATCATCACACCCCATCGCAGATGCAGTCATCGCAGACATCGAGCAGACCACCGATGAAGTACTCCGATCTTCCTTACATGGGCGAAATCACCCTCGACAACAGCAAACCCAGACGCGGCCGAAAGCCGAAGAAGGCCGATATCTGCCATTTGATCTACAAAAATTACGGCACGATTCTGCCGGGCACACCCGGCCACGAAGAGAGGAGACTGTCACCCCGGGACAAGCAGGATCCTCGGGATCGCGCGTCGCCTCAGGTGCCCTTTCAACGAACGGACGTGCAGAACAGGATCAGCAGCCTGTTGGAGAAACGACTGACCCAAGAGACGCGTCGGAGCCTTGCGTGGTCCGAGAACTCGCGAGAGCAGGACGAGCCACTGAATCTCTGCATCAGGGATCTCAACCAGCTCAAGATTCGACTGCTGCGGAAACACGGAAACGTCTACGAGTCTGGCCAGGTGAAGAGCGAGACATCCAGCGACGGCGAGGAAGTCGAGTGTCTAGGTAGCGGATTCCTGTCGGAGCCAATCAACTATTCAGAGGCCGCGGCCGCCGGCCACCGACCGAGCCACAGCCTCGTCAACCACAATAACAATGTGATCGACCCGATAGCCGGTCCCAATCCCGGTTTGGTATATTGGCCGAACGCCGGCGTGTTTATCCATCCGATGGCGTTGCAGTCGCAACTACTGTACTACCAGAAAGTCGCTCAGGGTGACAAGACTCTGTCCCGGCAAGTCGCGGAACAACCACCGCGTGAGCAGAAAATCGTGCCGAAATCTATATACTCAATGATGGAGACGAAGAGTGCGTCCCAAGCCTTGGCGCTGCCTACGTCTCGGACCGCCACACCGGGATCGGTCACCGCACCGCCGTCACCTAGAGCCAAGAGGAACGCGCCTCTCtgtcagcagcagcagcatggTCAACCGACCAAGCGGAAACGCTCGGCTATATTCATACCGCCGATGCCGACCGAGAACAACAATAATCCGGCGACGGAGGTGAGCATATGCAAGTTCAAGTTCACCGGCGGCGCCAAACCCACTTTGCAGGAGAAGAAAAGCCTCTCCGTGGATTCTGGAGGGAATTTTCGCTACTACAGCGGTACCGGTGACAAGAGCATGCGCGGCTACGAGTTCTTCCCGAGAGAGGCCCTTCAGCAGCCGGCGGGCCAGACCGGTACCAGCTCCGCGGCTGGGGCTTTCCTCAGTGCCGCTGGCGAAAGGATCCAAACACCAGCGACGTGCCAGAGGAACTCGGCCAGCCAGGACGACGGCCGACGCAAAAGGAAAACCAGAAAATCCCTGCAGCGCGAAAAATTGGAACAAACTTTCAAGGAGAAGGGCTTTCTCATTCAGACGCAGCAACTGGAGTCCGCGGAGGGTGCGACCTACTGCAAGTTTCGGCAGCTCCGAAAATTCACCAGGTACCTGTTCAGAAGCTGGAAGGACTATCTGCCCGGTAACGTGCGCGAACTGAGCGGCGGCGAGAGCAGTGTCGCGATGGACGGTGACGCggccgacgtcgacgtcgtcgatgGCGACACCGCTCTCGTTCACTCGCCGCTTCATCGCGGCAACCTGCTCGACGTGCCCAGTAGCTTCGTGGAGGATCATCGGACTTTGCCCCTTACGTGA
- the LOC105285983 gene encoding uncharacterized protein LOC105285983 isoform X1, producing MLPESNFPVTGGTMQTEEVVPRAQSIGIDSGLIDGAGLQQHHLRRFAHLRCPLPPLIHMAVKQEPQEEEERSAFSSQVDANIAGSTNGKPIVHQIQGLEENPAPTVPSPNNRGRSSRGRRKSRWKLKFHHQALPPEYLDHYEASLAQESLNSSPPRVIEPATSNEPSPAPTSSTSTPSPIADVHGWLQRIAAMQQELCPTQPIAQSSQCPSMSTFSHNQATSARRSVITSTSSQGYNAQVYPNHHTPSQMQSSQTSSRPPMKYSDLPYMGEITLDNSKPRRGRKPKKADICHLIYKNYGTILPGTPGHEERRLSPRDKQDPRDRASPQVPFQRTDVQNRISSLLEKRLTQETRRSLAWSENSREQDEPLNLCIRDLNQLKIRLLRKHGNVYESGQVKSETSSDGEEVECLGSGFLSEPINYSEAAAAGHRPSHSLVNHNNNVIDPIAGPNPGLVYWPNAGVFIHPMALQSQLLYYQKVAQGDKTLSRQVAEQPPREQKIVPKSIYSMMETKSASQALALPTSRTATPGSVTAPPSPRAKRNAPLCQQQQHGQPTKRKRSAIFIPPMPTENNNNPATEVSICKFKFTGGAKPTLQEKKSLSVDSGGNFRYYSGTGDKSMRGYEFFPREALQQPAGQTGTSSAAGAFLSAAGERIQTPATCQRNSASQDDGRRKRKTRKSLQREKLEQTFKEKGFLIQTQQLESAEGATYCKFRQLRKFTRYLFRSWKDYLPGNVRELSGGESSVAMDGDAADVDVVDGDTALVHSPLHRGNLLDVPSSFVEDHRTLPLT from the exons ATGTTGCCGGAAAGCAATTTTCCCGTTACAG GGGGCACTATGCAGACCGAGGAAGTCGTGCCGCGTGCGCAGTCTATTGGCATAGACAGTGGACTCATCGACGGCGCTGGTTTGCAGCAGCATCATTTGCGTCGCTTCGCTCACTTACGCTGCCCGTTACCACCTCTGATCCACATGGCCGTCAAGCAGGAGCCTcaagaggaggaagagcgaAGCGCATTCAG TTCGCAAGTGGATGCAAACATCGCGGGTTCGACAAATGGCAAGCCAATTGTCCATCAAATTCAGGGATTGGAGGAAAATCCAGCGCCAACCGTCCCGAGTCCTAACAACCGTGGGCGATCTAG CCGTGGTCGCAGAAAATCGCGATGGAAACTCAAGTTCCATCATCAGGCATTACCGCCCGAGTATCTGGACCACTACGAGGCATCGCTGGCTCAGGAAAGTCTAAATTCATCACCGCCGCGCGTCATCGAGCCCGCGACATCGAACGAACCGAGCCCGGCACCGACGAGTTCGACGTCCACCCCGAGTCCCATCGCCGACGTCCACGGTTGGCTGCAGCGAATCGCGGCGATGCAGCAAGAGCTCTGTCCCACCCAGCCGATCGCTCAATCGTCTCAATGCCCGTCAATGAGCACTTTCAGCCACAATCAAGCGACCAGCGCCAGGAGATCCGTCATCACGTCCACGTCCTCGCAGGGCTATAACGCGCAAGTTTATCCCAATCATCACACCCCATCGCAGATGCAGTCATCGCAGACATCGAGCAGACCACCGATGAAGTACTCCGATCTTCCTTACATGGGCGAAATCACCCTCGACAACAGCAAACCCAGACGCGGCCGAAAGCCGAAGAAGGCCGATATCTGCCATTTGATCTACAAAAATTACGGCACGATTCTGCCGGGCACACCCGGCCACGAAGAGAGGAGACTGTCACCCCGGGACAAGCAGGATCCTCGGGATCGCGCGTCGCCTCAGGTGCCCTTTCAACGAACGGACGTGCAGAACAGGATCAGCAGCCTGTTGGAGAAACGACTGACCCAAGAGACGCGTCGGAGCCTTGCGTGGTCCGAGAACTCGCGAGAGCAGGACGAGCCACTGAATCTCTGCATCAGGGATCTCAACCAGCTCAAGATTCGACTGCTGCGGAAACACGGAAACGTCTACGAGTCTGGCCAGGTGAAGAGCGAGACATCCAGCGACGGCGAGGAAGTCGAGTGTCTAGGTAGCGGATTCCTGTCGGAGCCAATCAACTATTCAGAGGCCGCGGCCGCCGGCCACCGACCGAGCCACAGCCTCGTCAACCACAATAACAATGTGATCGACCCGATAGCCGGTCCCAATCCCGGTTTGGTATATTGGCCGAACGCCGGCGTGTTTATCCATCCGATGGCGTTGCAGTCGCAACTACTGTACTACCAGAAAGTCGCTCAGGGTGACAAGACTCTGTCCCGGCAAGTCGCGGAACAACCACCGCGTGAGCAGAAAATCGTGCCGAAATCTATATACTCAATGATGGAGACGAAGAGTGCGTCCCAAGCCTTGGCGCTGCCTACGTCTCGGACCGCCACACCGGGATCGGTCACCGCACCGCCGTCACCTAGAGCCAAGAGGAACGCGCCTCTCtgtcagcagcagcagcatggTCAACCGACCAAGCGGAAACGCTCGGCTATATTCATACCGCCGATGCCGACCGAGAACAACAATAATCCGGCGACGGAGGTGAGCATATGCAAGTTCAAGTTCACCGGCGGCGCCAAACCCACTTTGCAGGAGAAGAAAAGCCTCTCCGTGGATTCTGGAGGGAATTTTCGCTACTACAGCGGTACCGGTGACAAGAGCATGCGCGGCTACGAGTTCTTCCCGAGAGAGGCCCTTCAGCAGCCGGCGGGCCAGACCGGTACCAGCTCCGCGGCTGGGGCTTTCCTCAGTGCCGCTGGCGAAAGGATCCAAACACCAGCGACGTGCCAGAGGAACTCGGCCAGCCAGGACGACGGCCGACGCAAAAGGAAAACCAGAAAATCCCTGCAGCGCGAAAAATTGGAACAAACTTTCAAGGAGAAGGGCTTTCTCATTCAGACGCAGCAACTGGAGTCCGCGGAGGGTGCGACCTACTGCAAGTTTCGGCAGCTCCGAAAATTCACCAGGTACCTGTTCAGAAGCTGGAAGGACTATCTGCCCGGTAACGTGCGCGAACTGAGCGGCGGCGAGAGCAGTGTCGCGATGGACGGTGACGCggccgacgtcgacgtcgtcgatgGCGACACCGCTCTCGTTCACTCGCCGCTTCATCGCGGCAACCTGCTCGACGTGCCCAGTAGCTTCGTGGAGGATCATCGGACTTTGCCCCTTACGTGA